The Methanothrix sp. genome includes a window with the following:
- a CDS encoding D-aminoacyl-tRNA deacylase, which yields MSEIVIICSSSDPASSNIASRLLELVEWEEHGDLRFHKSCCMLCIEGELVGLRNLEGMLDRMGLSPRLIVFASRHKSKEAVAWLGGHFTGVVQEGSFELSRPAPYALKRLLMALQRDSPSGFRLSAEATHHGPVDLRTPSLFAEIGSCEQHWTDPAAGTAVARAILELERYEEHAGEPVLLGVGGGHYVQRQTDLMLSGHVAFGHMFSKYQASMLSLDVMRRAAELSGASGVYLDGKSFRSEERRRLEEIASSLDLKVMSKKDVMSLL from the coding sequence ATGAGCGAGATAGTGATAATCTGCTCATCATCTGATCCGGCCAGCTCGAACATAGCCTCGAGGCTGCTTGAGCTGGTGGAGTGGGAGGAGCATGGGGATCTCAGGTTTCACAAAAGCTGCTGCATGCTGTGCATCGAGGGTGAGCTTGTGGGGCTCAGGAACCTGGAGGGTATGCTGGATCGTATGGGCCTCTCGCCGAGGCTGATAGTCTTCGCATCCAGGCACAAATCAAAAGAGGCAGTGGCATGGCTCGGAGGGCACTTCACCGGCGTCGTTCAGGAGGGATCTTTTGAGCTCTCCAGACCAGCGCCATATGCCCTGAAAAGACTGCTCATGGCCCTGCAGCGTGACTCCCCATCAGGATTTCGCCTCTCCGCCGAGGCCACACACCACGGGCCTGTGGATCTGCGCACACCATCGCTGTTCGCCGAGATAGGCTCATGTGAGCAGCACTGGACCGACCCAGCAGCAGGAACCGCGGTCGCACGGGCGATTCTCGAGCTTGAGAGATATGAGGAGCATGCTGGTGAACCGGTGCTTCTGGGAGTTGGCGGTGGTCACTATGTTCAGAGGCAGACCGATCTGATGCTCTCAGGGCATGTCGCATTCGGTCACATGTTCTCGAAGTACCAGGCATCGATGCTCAGCCTTGATGTGATGAGGAGAGCGGCTGAGCTCTCAGGAGCGTCCGGCGTCTATCTGGATGGCAAATCATTCCGCTCAGAGGAGCGCAGGAGGCTTGAGGAGATCGCATCGAGCCTCGACCTGAAGGTGATGAGCAAAAAGGATGTGATGTCTCTTCTGTGA
- a CDS encoding carboxymuconolactone decarboxylase family protein: protein MEVKIMCGCGDRHGEIMRALGDKMGGYVPETLKAIYDHRPELVELIERLDRVLLEDGALDKKTKRLIALACVITRMCEDCVYPQAKVAVNYGATKEEILETLEVCMITGGVPTFSIAKSGISKLFKEMED from the coding sequence ATGGAGGTAAAAATTATGTGTGGGTGTGGAGACAGACATGGCGAGATAATGCGAGCTCTTGGGGATAAGATGGGTGGATATGTCCCCGAGACGCTCAAGGCGATATACGACCACAGGCCTGAGCTCGTTGAGCTCATCGAGAGGCTCGACAGGGTGCTCCTTGAGGATGGCGCCCTCGACAAAAAGACGAAGAGGCTCATAGCGCTGGCCTGTGTTATAACGAGAATGTGTGAGGACTGTGTATACCCACAGGCAAAGGTTGCTGTGAATTATGGCGCAACAAAGGAGGAGATCCTGGAAACTCTGGAGGTATGCATGATCACAGGGGGCGTCCCGACATTCTCGATCGCCAAGAGTGGCATAAGCAAGCTGTTCAAAGAGATGGAGGATTGA